From Nicotiana tabacum cultivar K326 chromosome 20, ASM71507v2, whole genome shotgun sequence, one genomic window encodes:
- the LOC142174386 gene encoding uncharacterized protein LOC142174386 has translation MRLELPNEPVIEWKGNGEVSKGRFISYLKASKMIKKGCIYHLVRVADTTSEVSVPKSVPVINEFLEVLPDELPGIPLDREINFGIDVLPDMQPISIPPYRMAPVELRELKEKLKDLLEKEFIRPRKANVVADALSRKSMGSLAHLGADQRPLAREVYQLASLGVCISTSDEGKVMVHNGAESSLVAKVKENQFIDPALAQMNEAVLNNKTSAFSLGGRDGVLQCQDRLCVPDMDNLREREMVEAHDSRYSVHPVVGDPSSIVPIETIEVSEDLLYEEVPVAILDRQVQKLRNKEIASVKVLWQSQQVEEAT, from the exons ATGAGGCTTGAGTTACCTAATGAGccggttattgagtggaagggaaaTGGTGAGGTgtcaaagggtaggtttatttcctaccttaaggcttcAAAGATGATtaagaaggggtgtatctaccatttggtccgggtggcAGACACCACTTCAGAAGTGTCCGTCCCCAAGTCCGTGCCAGTCATAAATGAGTTTCTTGAAGTGTTGCCAGACGAGCTTCCAGGGATTCCGCTAGATAGGGAGATCAATTTCGGGATTGATGTATTGCCAGATATGCAGccaatatctattccaccgtacagAATGGCGCCAGTAGAGTTGagagagttgaaggagaagttgaAAGACTTATTAGAAAAGGAGTTCATtcgaccga GGAAGgcaaatgtggtggccgacgctctCAGTCGGAAGTCCATgggaagtttggctcatttgggagCGGATCAGAGGCCTTTGGCTCGGGAGGTTTATCAATTGGCCAGTCTGGGGGTTTGTATTTCGACCTCAGACGAAGGGAAGGTTATGGTGCATAATGGAGCAGAATCGTCACTTGTAGCGAAAGTCAAGGAAAATCAGTTCATTGATCCAGCATTGGCACAGATGAATGAGGCAGTTTTGAATAACAAGACTTCGGCATTTTCACTCGGTGGCAGGGATGGTGTATTACAATGTCAAGATAGGCTATGTGttccagatatggataatcttcggGAGAGGGAAATGGTAGAGGCTCATGATTccaggtattctgtgcacccag TGGTTGGAGATCCATCTTCCATCGTGCCTATTGAGACTATTGAGGTGAGTGAAGACTTATTGTATGAAGAGGTTCcggttgctattcttgataggcaagtccaaaaattgaggaacAAGGAAATTGCTTCAGTTAAAGTATTGTGGCAAAGTCAACAAGTCGAGGAAGCCACGTAG